Proteins encoded within one genomic window of Phototrophicus methaneseepsis:
- a CDS encoding phosphatidate cytidylyltransferase — MTTATDSKRSTDTAAHTDEQPPAQHLAKNRPHRSLSNLTLRTVTIFAVLPGILFVTFAGGWWLTIAALFLMGIGTIEFYHMEQQRGLPGNTLLGLATSIAVMLAFHFQERTIWISAVVLITIISFLLEMNRSHNLQRSVLRTATTLFGILYIAFPGGFFLAIRNSQPDGLQWLYALLFATWGTDVFAYVGGRAFGKTPLAPHLSPNKTVEGALSGVIAGIFFASLVLIQAMLLTPASFILLLIAPFVAIAGDLFESAIKRFFGVKDSGVPGLNPFPGHGGVLDRIDAMLLVTILFYGYLLLQGAVWI; from the coding sequence ATGACGACCGCCACCGATAGCAAGCGCTCTACCGATACAGCCGCCCATACAGACGAACAACCGCCTGCTCAGCACCTCGCCAAAAACCGACCCCACCGCAGCCTATCCAATCTCACGCTGCGCACGGTGACGATCTTTGCGGTGCTACCGGGTATTTTATTCGTCACATTTGCTGGTGGTTGGTGGCTCACAATTGCGGCCCTGTTCCTGATGGGCATTGGGACCATTGAGTTTTATCACATGGAGCAGCAGCGCGGGCTGCCTGGTAATACGCTGCTAGGGCTGGCAACGAGTATCGCGGTGATGCTGGCTTTTCACTTCCAGGAACGCACTATCTGGATCAGCGCGGTAGTCCTCATCACCATTATCAGCTTCTTGCTGGAGATGAACCGAAGCCACAATTTACAGCGCAGCGTGCTGCGGACAGCAACCACATTATTTGGCATTTTATATATCGCCTTCCCGGGGGGCTTCTTCCTGGCGATACGCAACAGCCAGCCCGATGGGCTGCAATGGCTGTATGCGCTTTTGTTCGCCACCTGGGGGACGGATGTCTTTGCCTATGTGGGCGGGCGGGCGTTCGGCAAGACGCCCCTAGCGCCGCATCTATCGCCCAATAAAACAGTCGAAGGTGCGCTTAGCGGTGTGATTGCTGGTATTTTCTTCGCCTCATTGGTGCTGATCCAGGCCATGCTGCTGACGCCAGCTTCGTTTATCTTGCTGTTGATCGCGCCATTCGTCGCTATTGCTGGTGATCTATTCGAATCCGCAATTAAGCGCTTCTTTGGCGTCAAAGACTCCGGCGTACCGGGGTTAAATCCTTTCCCAGGGCATGGGGGCGTGCTCGACCGTATCGACGCCATGCTGCTGGTGACAATCCTCTTTTACGGTTATTTGTTACTCCAAGGAGCTGTCTGGATATAA
- a CDS encoding NAD-dependent epimerase/dehydratase family protein yields the protein MKILVTGAAGFIGSHLAETLVRDGHTVVAIDNLNDYYPTAIKHHNANELTRQGVQLFQLDLAEDDLSAAVDGVEAIFHCAAQPGISSKVTYDTYVRNNLGATQNLLQATKSLPTIKRFVNVATSSIYGSKATSPEDIAAEPISYYGVTKLAAEQLVLAQQRESGFPALSFRLFSVYGPRERPDKLYPRLIHSIVDGNPFPLYEDSLGHSRSFTYVGDVVKAFIKALDHDACVGEIFNIGTTASITTGEAISIVEDLLGKKANTVLKPRRIGDQKQTAAVIDKAQRILGYHPDTPFVEGIQHMITWYQGLPADVRALYKPAV from the coding sequence ATGAAAATACTGGTAACAGGCGCTGCAGGTTTCATTGGGTCGCACCTGGCAGAAACGCTCGTTCGGGACGGGCATACCGTTGTCGCCATCGATAACCTCAATGATTATTACCCGACAGCCATCAAACACCACAACGCGAATGAACTGACCAGACAGGGTGTCCAATTATTCCAGCTTGATCTAGCGGAAGACGACCTCTCCGCAGCGGTTGACGGTGTCGAAGCCATTTTCCATTGTGCCGCACAACCCGGTATTTCCAGCAAAGTGACTTATGATACCTACGTCCGTAACAACCTGGGAGCTACCCAAAACCTGTTACAGGCGACAAAATCGCTGCCAACGATTAAGCGCTTCGTCAATGTGGCGACATCATCTATTTATGGCTCCAAAGCCACCAGCCCGGAAGATATCGCAGCAGAGCCCATTTCTTACTATGGTGTGACCAAGCTGGCAGCAGAGCAGCTCGTACTGGCCCAGCAGCGAGAATCTGGCTTTCCGGCGTTATCGTTCCGCCTCTTCTCCGTTTATGGCCCGCGAGAGCGCCCTGATAAGCTGTACCCGCGCCTGATCCATAGCATTGTGGATGGCAACCCCTTCCCATTGTATGAAGACAGCCTTGGTCACAGCCGCTCCTTTACCTATGTGGGCGATGTTGTCAAAGCCTTCATCAAAGCGCTAGATCATGATGCCTGTGTTGGCGAAATTTTTAATATCGGCACAACCGCGTCCATTACAACGGGCGAAGCGATCAGCATCGTAGAAGACCTGCTTGGCAAAAAGGCGAATACGGTCCTCAAACCGCGCCGCATTGGCGATCAAAAGCAAACCGCCGCCGTCATCGACAAAGCCCAACGGATCCTGGGTTATCATCCAGATACGCCCTTTGTAGAAGGCATCCAGCATATGATTACATGGTATCAGGGCCTACCCGCAGACGTGCGCGCGCTCTATAAGCCCGCTGTTTAA